One genomic window of Lagenorhynchus albirostris chromosome 17, mLagAlb1.1, whole genome shotgun sequence includes the following:
- the LOC132508069 gene encoding zinc finger protein 252-like isoform X1 gives MVSAPKSPLLWGRQSGACAQRGFAHPEPSASLPPGPSWGCNKILSFQVLVSFKEVAVLLSQEEWGHLGPAQKRLYRDVMLETYGNLVSLGLQGSKPDVISKLEQGEEPWTPHSPRIEGSWIRRRRRAGYVSRKEKKELTPKQEISEEMESQRTKLEELVRNISKESDFEEMTKTEGKLNNCWGKYAVEGLKKDFPQKSNFRPVTVTHVKIPLGERGPKFSAAEVNCAADASSVRNCRLSSGKSLHQCVSCVENFQTSKDLTNLQSFCVGEQACQADVFVKVPGQSSVFSENQRINSPEKAFEKCAVCGIAFGQSRALIQHPGIHSGEKPCGCEEGGRASHARPYAMQHCNTYTGERPCEAKECEKALSTCPSYIQHCQVHTGVKPHECSQCGKAFSHSSNLIHHQRVHSAEKPYMCVECGKAFRRQSHLTQHKRTHSGEKPHDCAECGKAFSARLSLIQHQKTHTGEKPYECNECGKFFSLKRTLIVHQRIHTGEKPYRCNECGKSFSQHSQVIQHKRVHTGEKPYICNECGKSFSARLSLIQHQRIHTGEKPYGCNECGKTFSQKGHLTQHQRIHTGEKPYECNECGKAFSQSFNLIHHQRTHNGERPYECNECDKAFSVLSSLVQHQRVHNGEKPYECHSCGKAFSQGSHLIQHQRSHTGEKPYECSECGKTFGQISTLIKHERTHNGEKPYECGDCGKAFSQSAHLIRHRRIHTGESPYTCSDCGKAFNVRSSLIQHLRVHTGEKPYECSECGKAFSQHSQFIQHQRVHTGEKPYTCSECEKSFSARLSLIQHQRIHTGEKPYKCTECQKSFRQSSHLIRHQRIHSGERPYMCSRCGKTYNQRISLISHEKVHRLHGGEQTCRRDECGELFGAQAAFMQHRKVHSGE, from the exons ATGGTGTCTGCCCCAAAGAGCCCGCTCTTGTGGGGAAGGCAGTCTGGTGCATGTGCTCAGAGGGGTTTTGCCCATCCTGAGCCTAGTGCCTCCCTACCCCCAGGCCCATCCTGGGGTTGCAACAAGATCTTGTCATTCCAGGTCTTGGTTTCCTTCAAGGAAGTGGCCGTGCTCCTTTCCCAAGAGGAGTGGGGCCATCTGGGCCCTGCTCAGAAGAGGCTCTACAGGGATGTGATGCTGGAAACCTATGGGAACCTGGTCTCGCTGG GACTTCAAGGTTCCAAACCTGATGTCATCTCCAAGCTGGAGCAGGGGGAAGAGCCATGGACCCCACACTCACCAAGAATTGAGGGGAGCTGGATTCGGAGACGCAGGCGTGCAG gttatgtctctaggaaggaaaaaaaagaattgactcCAAAGCAGGAAATTTCTGAAGAAATGGAATCCCAGAGAACAAAATTAGAAGAGCTTGTAAGGAATATTTCCAAGGAATCTGATTTTGAAGAAATGACTAAAACTGAGGGAAAGCTAAATAATTGCTGGGGGAAATATGCAGTGGAGGGACTTAAGAAGGATTTCCCCCAGAAGAGTAATTTCAGGCCAGTGACAGTGACACATGTGAAAATCCCCTTGGGGGAAAGAGGTCCGAAATTCAGTGCAGCTGAGGTAAACTGCGCTGCAGACGCAAGTTCTGTCAGAAACTGCAGACTGTCTTCAGGGAAAAGTCTCCACCAGTGTGTGTCATGTGTAGAAAACTTCCAAACGAGTAAGGACCTCACTAACCTCCAAAGTTTCTGTGTAGGAGAACAAGCCTGTCAGGCAGATGTGTTTGTGAAAGTGCCTGGGCAGAGTTCAGTTTTCAGTGAGAACCAGAGGATTAACAGTccagaaaaagcctttgaaaagTGTGCTGTGTGTGGAATAGCTTTTGGTCAGAGCAGAGCTCTCATTCAGCACCCAGGAATTCACAGTGGAGAGAAGCCCTGCGGGTGTGAGGAAGGTGGCAGAGCTTCCCATGCCCGTCCCTATGCCATGCAGCACTGTAACACTTACACTGGAGAAAGACCCTGTGAGGCTAAGGAATGTGAGAAAGCTCTTAGCACATGTCCGTCTTACATTCAGCATTGTCAAGTTCACACTGGGGTGAAGCCCCATGAGTGCAGTCAGTGTGGAAAAGCCTTTAGTCATAGCTCTAACCTGATCCATCATCAGAGAGTGCATAGTGCAGAGAAGCCATACATGTGTGTggagtgtgggaaagccttccGGAGACAGTCACACCTCACTCAGCATAAGAGAACCCATTCTGGAGAGAAACCCCATGACTGTGCTGAGTGCGGCAAAGCCTTCAGCGCACGATTGTCTCTCATTCAACATCAGAAAACTCACACAGGAGAAAAGCCCTATGAGTGTAACGAATGTGGAAAATTCTTTAGCCTGAAGCGAACCCTTATTGTTCATCagagaatccacactggagagaaaccctataggtgtaatgaatgtggaaaatCCTTCAGTCAGCACTCACAAGTTATTCAACATAAGAGggttcacactggagagaagccttaTATCTGCAATGAGTGTGGAAAATCCTTCAGTGCTCGCCTGTCCCTCATCcagcatcagagaattcacactggagagaaaccttatgggTGTAATGAGTGTGGGAAAACCTTCAGTCAAAAGGGACACCTTACTCAGCATCAGcgaattcacactggagagaagccctatgaGTGTAATGAGtgtggaaaagctttcagccAGAGTTTTAATCTCATTCACCATCAAAGGACACACAATGGCGAGAGGCCCTATGAATGTAATGAGTGTGACAAAGCCTTCAGTGTTCTCTCCTCCCTTGTCCAGCATCAGAGAGTGCACAACGGAGAGAAGCCCTACGAGTGCCACAGCTGTGGGAAGGCCTTTAGTCAGGGCTCACACCTAATCCAGCACCAGAGGagtcacactggagagaagccctatgaGTGTAGCGAGTGTGGGAAAACCTTTGGACAGATATCCACCCTAATTAAGCATGAGAGGACACACAATGGGGAGAAGCCCTATGAGTGCGGCGACTGTGGGAAAGCTTTCAGCCAGAGTGCACACCTCATCCGCCATCGAAGAATTCACACTGGGGAGAGCCCTTACACGTGTAGTGACTGTGGGAAGGCCTTCAACGTCCGCTCCTCCCTCATTCAGCATCTCAGGGTTCACACCGGCGAGAAGCCTTATGAATGCAGTGAGTGTGGCAAGGCCTTCAGCCAGCATTCACAGTTTATTCAGCATCAGAGggttcacactggagagaaaccctacacGTGCAGTGAATGTGAGAAATCATTCAGTGCACGCTTGTCCCTTATCCAAcaccagagaattcacactggagagaagccctataAATGCACTGAATGTCAAAAATCCTTCCGACAAAGCTCTCACCTCATTCGACATCAGAGAATCCACAGTGGAGAGCGACCTTACATGTGTAGTAGATGTGGGAAAACTTACAACCAGAGAATATCTCTTATTAGTCATGAGAAAGTTCACAGACTCCACGGTGGAGAGCAAACCTGTCGGCGTGACGAGTGTGGGGAGCTCTTTGGCGCACAGGCAGCGTTCATGCAGCACCGGAAGGTTCATAGTGGAGAGTGA
- the LOC132508069 gene encoding zinc finger protein 252-like isoform X2 — MSSTLGFKSLKCTLDCIISPLDWTQRKARNGQVLVSFKEVAVLLSQEEWGHLGPAQKRLYRDVMLETYGNLVSLGLQGSKPDVISKLEQGEEPWTPHSPRIEGSWIRRRRRAGYVSRKEKKELTPKQEISEEMESQRTKLEELVRNISKESDFEEMTKTEGKLNNCWGKYAVEGLKKDFPQKSNFRPVTVTHVKIPLGERGPKFSAAEVNCAADASSVRNCRLSSGKSLHQCVSCVENFQTSKDLTNLQSFCVGEQACQADVFVKVPGQSSVFSENQRINSPEKAFEKCAVCGIAFGQSRALIQHPGIHSGEKPCGCEEGGRASHARPYAMQHCNTYTGERPCEAKECEKALSTCPSYIQHCQVHTGVKPHECSQCGKAFSHSSNLIHHQRVHSAEKPYMCVECGKAFRRQSHLTQHKRTHSGEKPHDCAECGKAFSARLSLIQHQKTHTGEKPYECNECGKFFSLKRTLIVHQRIHTGEKPYRCNECGKSFSQHSQVIQHKRVHTGEKPYICNECGKSFSARLSLIQHQRIHTGEKPYGCNECGKTFSQKGHLTQHQRIHTGEKPYECNECGKAFSQSFNLIHHQRTHNGERPYECNECDKAFSVLSSLVQHQRVHNGEKPYECHSCGKAFSQGSHLIQHQRSHTGEKPYECSECGKTFGQISTLIKHERTHNGEKPYECGDCGKAFSQSAHLIRHRRIHTGESPYTCSDCGKAFNVRSSLIQHLRVHTGEKPYECSECGKAFSQHSQFIQHQRVHTGEKPYTCSECEKSFSARLSLIQHQRIHTGEKPYKCTECQKSFRQSSHLIRHQRIHSGERPYMCSRCGKTYNQRISLISHEKVHRLHGGEQTCRRDECGELFGAQAAFMQHRKVHSGE, encoded by the exons ATGTCCTCAACCCTTGGGTTCAAGTCCCTGAAATGCACTCTGGACTGTATCATCTCACCCCTGGACTGGACACAGAGGAAGGCAAGGAATGGGCAG GTCTTGGTTTCCTTCAAGGAAGTGGCCGTGCTCCTTTCCCAAGAGGAGTGGGGCCATCTGGGCCCTGCTCAGAAGAGGCTCTACAGGGATGTGATGCTGGAAACCTATGGGAACCTGGTCTCGCTGG GACTTCAAGGTTCCAAACCTGATGTCATCTCCAAGCTGGAGCAGGGGGAAGAGCCATGGACCCCACACTCACCAAGAATTGAGGGGAGCTGGATTCGGAGACGCAGGCGTGCAG gttatgtctctaggaaggaaaaaaaagaattgactcCAAAGCAGGAAATTTCTGAAGAAATGGAATCCCAGAGAACAAAATTAGAAGAGCTTGTAAGGAATATTTCCAAGGAATCTGATTTTGAAGAAATGACTAAAACTGAGGGAAAGCTAAATAATTGCTGGGGGAAATATGCAGTGGAGGGACTTAAGAAGGATTTCCCCCAGAAGAGTAATTTCAGGCCAGTGACAGTGACACATGTGAAAATCCCCTTGGGGGAAAGAGGTCCGAAATTCAGTGCAGCTGAGGTAAACTGCGCTGCAGACGCAAGTTCTGTCAGAAACTGCAGACTGTCTTCAGGGAAAAGTCTCCACCAGTGTGTGTCATGTGTAGAAAACTTCCAAACGAGTAAGGACCTCACTAACCTCCAAAGTTTCTGTGTAGGAGAACAAGCCTGTCAGGCAGATGTGTTTGTGAAAGTGCCTGGGCAGAGTTCAGTTTTCAGTGAGAACCAGAGGATTAACAGTccagaaaaagcctttgaaaagTGTGCTGTGTGTGGAATAGCTTTTGGTCAGAGCAGAGCTCTCATTCAGCACCCAGGAATTCACAGTGGAGAGAAGCCCTGCGGGTGTGAGGAAGGTGGCAGAGCTTCCCATGCCCGTCCCTATGCCATGCAGCACTGTAACACTTACACTGGAGAAAGACCCTGTGAGGCTAAGGAATGTGAGAAAGCTCTTAGCACATGTCCGTCTTACATTCAGCATTGTCAAGTTCACACTGGGGTGAAGCCCCATGAGTGCAGTCAGTGTGGAAAAGCCTTTAGTCATAGCTCTAACCTGATCCATCATCAGAGAGTGCATAGTGCAGAGAAGCCATACATGTGTGTggagtgtgggaaagccttccGGAGACAGTCACACCTCACTCAGCATAAGAGAACCCATTCTGGAGAGAAACCCCATGACTGTGCTGAGTGCGGCAAAGCCTTCAGCGCACGATTGTCTCTCATTCAACATCAGAAAACTCACACAGGAGAAAAGCCCTATGAGTGTAACGAATGTGGAAAATTCTTTAGCCTGAAGCGAACCCTTATTGTTCATCagagaatccacactggagagaaaccctataggtgtaatgaatgtggaaaatCCTTCAGTCAGCACTCACAAGTTATTCAACATAAGAGggttcacactggagagaagccttaTATCTGCAATGAGTGTGGAAAATCCTTCAGTGCTCGCCTGTCCCTCATCcagcatcagagaattcacactggagagaaaccttatgggTGTAATGAGTGTGGGAAAACCTTCAGTCAAAAGGGACACCTTACTCAGCATCAGcgaattcacactggagagaagccctatgaGTGTAATGAGtgtggaaaagctttcagccAGAGTTTTAATCTCATTCACCATCAAAGGACACACAATGGCGAGAGGCCCTATGAATGTAATGAGTGTGACAAAGCCTTCAGTGTTCTCTCCTCCCTTGTCCAGCATCAGAGAGTGCACAACGGAGAGAAGCCCTACGAGTGCCACAGCTGTGGGAAGGCCTTTAGTCAGGGCTCACACCTAATCCAGCACCAGAGGagtcacactggagagaagccctatgaGTGTAGCGAGTGTGGGAAAACCTTTGGACAGATATCCACCCTAATTAAGCATGAGAGGACACACAATGGGGAGAAGCCCTATGAGTGCGGCGACTGTGGGAAAGCTTTCAGCCAGAGTGCACACCTCATCCGCCATCGAAGAATTCACACTGGGGAGAGCCCTTACACGTGTAGTGACTGTGGGAAGGCCTTCAACGTCCGCTCCTCCCTCATTCAGCATCTCAGGGTTCACACCGGCGAGAAGCCTTATGAATGCAGTGAGTGTGGCAAGGCCTTCAGCCAGCATTCACAGTTTATTCAGCATCAGAGggttcacactggagagaaaccctacacGTGCAGTGAATGTGAGAAATCATTCAGTGCACGCTTGTCCCTTATCCAAcaccagagaattcacactggagagaagccctataAATGCACTGAATGTCAAAAATCCTTCCGACAAAGCTCTCACCTCATTCGACATCAGAGAATCCACAGTGGAGAGCGACCTTACATGTGTAGTAGATGTGGGAAAACTTACAACCAGAGAATATCTCTTATTAGTCATGAGAAAGTTCACAGACTCCACGGTGGAGAGCAAACCTGTCGGCGTGACGAGTGTGGGGAGCTCTTTGGCGCACAGGCAGCGTTCATGCAGCACCGGAAGGTTCATAGTGGAGAGTGA
- the LOC132508069 gene encoding zinc finger protein 252-like isoform X3 — MAHRQLFPGPQVLVSFKEVAVLLSQEEWGHLGPAQKRLYRDVMLETYGNLVSLGLQGSKPDVISKLEQGEEPWTPHSPRIEGSWIRRRRRAGYVSRKEKKELTPKQEISEEMESQRTKLEELVRNISKESDFEEMTKTEGKLNNCWGKYAVEGLKKDFPQKSNFRPVTVTHVKIPLGERGPKFSAAEVNCAADASSVRNCRLSSGKSLHQCVSCVENFQTSKDLTNLQSFCVGEQACQADVFVKVPGQSSVFSENQRINSPEKAFEKCAVCGIAFGQSRALIQHPGIHSGEKPCGCEEGGRASHARPYAMQHCNTYTGERPCEAKECEKALSTCPSYIQHCQVHTGVKPHECSQCGKAFSHSSNLIHHQRVHSAEKPYMCVECGKAFRRQSHLTQHKRTHSGEKPHDCAECGKAFSARLSLIQHQKTHTGEKPYECNECGKFFSLKRTLIVHQRIHTGEKPYRCNECGKSFSQHSQVIQHKRVHTGEKPYICNECGKSFSARLSLIQHQRIHTGEKPYGCNECGKTFSQKGHLTQHQRIHTGEKPYECNECGKAFSQSFNLIHHQRTHNGERPYECNECDKAFSVLSSLVQHQRVHNGEKPYECHSCGKAFSQGSHLIQHQRSHTGEKPYECSECGKTFGQISTLIKHERTHNGEKPYECGDCGKAFSQSAHLIRHRRIHTGESPYTCSDCGKAFNVRSSLIQHLRVHTGEKPYECSECGKAFSQHSQFIQHQRVHTGEKPYTCSECEKSFSARLSLIQHQRIHTGEKPYKCTECQKSFRQSSHLIRHQRIHSGERPYMCSRCGKTYNQRISLISHEKVHRLHGGEQTCRRDECGELFGAQAAFMQHRKVHSGE, encoded by the exons ATGGCCCACAGGCAGCTTTTTCCTGGGCCCCAG GTCTTGGTTTCCTTCAAGGAAGTGGCCGTGCTCCTTTCCCAAGAGGAGTGGGGCCATCTGGGCCCTGCTCAGAAGAGGCTCTACAGGGATGTGATGCTGGAAACCTATGGGAACCTGGTCTCGCTGG GACTTCAAGGTTCCAAACCTGATGTCATCTCCAAGCTGGAGCAGGGGGAAGAGCCATGGACCCCACACTCACCAAGAATTGAGGGGAGCTGGATTCGGAGACGCAGGCGTGCAG gttatgtctctaggaaggaaaaaaaagaattgactcCAAAGCAGGAAATTTCTGAAGAAATGGAATCCCAGAGAACAAAATTAGAAGAGCTTGTAAGGAATATTTCCAAGGAATCTGATTTTGAAGAAATGACTAAAACTGAGGGAAAGCTAAATAATTGCTGGGGGAAATATGCAGTGGAGGGACTTAAGAAGGATTTCCCCCAGAAGAGTAATTTCAGGCCAGTGACAGTGACACATGTGAAAATCCCCTTGGGGGAAAGAGGTCCGAAATTCAGTGCAGCTGAGGTAAACTGCGCTGCAGACGCAAGTTCTGTCAGAAACTGCAGACTGTCTTCAGGGAAAAGTCTCCACCAGTGTGTGTCATGTGTAGAAAACTTCCAAACGAGTAAGGACCTCACTAACCTCCAAAGTTTCTGTGTAGGAGAACAAGCCTGTCAGGCAGATGTGTTTGTGAAAGTGCCTGGGCAGAGTTCAGTTTTCAGTGAGAACCAGAGGATTAACAGTccagaaaaagcctttgaaaagTGTGCTGTGTGTGGAATAGCTTTTGGTCAGAGCAGAGCTCTCATTCAGCACCCAGGAATTCACAGTGGAGAGAAGCCCTGCGGGTGTGAGGAAGGTGGCAGAGCTTCCCATGCCCGTCCCTATGCCATGCAGCACTGTAACACTTACACTGGAGAAAGACCCTGTGAGGCTAAGGAATGTGAGAAAGCTCTTAGCACATGTCCGTCTTACATTCAGCATTGTCAAGTTCACACTGGGGTGAAGCCCCATGAGTGCAGTCAGTGTGGAAAAGCCTTTAGTCATAGCTCTAACCTGATCCATCATCAGAGAGTGCATAGTGCAGAGAAGCCATACATGTGTGTggagtgtgggaaagccttccGGAGACAGTCACACCTCACTCAGCATAAGAGAACCCATTCTGGAGAGAAACCCCATGACTGTGCTGAGTGCGGCAAAGCCTTCAGCGCACGATTGTCTCTCATTCAACATCAGAAAACTCACACAGGAGAAAAGCCCTATGAGTGTAACGAATGTGGAAAATTCTTTAGCCTGAAGCGAACCCTTATTGTTCATCagagaatccacactggagagaaaccctataggtgtaatgaatgtggaaaatCCTTCAGTCAGCACTCACAAGTTATTCAACATAAGAGggttcacactggagagaagccttaTATCTGCAATGAGTGTGGAAAATCCTTCAGTGCTCGCCTGTCCCTCATCcagcatcagagaattcacactggagagaaaccttatgggTGTAATGAGTGTGGGAAAACCTTCAGTCAAAAGGGACACCTTACTCAGCATCAGcgaattcacactggagagaagccctatgaGTGTAATGAGtgtggaaaagctttcagccAGAGTTTTAATCTCATTCACCATCAAAGGACACACAATGGCGAGAGGCCCTATGAATGTAATGAGTGTGACAAAGCCTTCAGTGTTCTCTCCTCCCTTGTCCAGCATCAGAGAGTGCACAACGGAGAGAAGCCCTACGAGTGCCACAGCTGTGGGAAGGCCTTTAGTCAGGGCTCACACCTAATCCAGCACCAGAGGagtcacactggagagaagccctatgaGTGTAGCGAGTGTGGGAAAACCTTTGGACAGATATCCACCCTAATTAAGCATGAGAGGACACACAATGGGGAGAAGCCCTATGAGTGCGGCGACTGTGGGAAAGCTTTCAGCCAGAGTGCACACCTCATCCGCCATCGAAGAATTCACACTGGGGAGAGCCCTTACACGTGTAGTGACTGTGGGAAGGCCTTCAACGTCCGCTCCTCCCTCATTCAGCATCTCAGGGTTCACACCGGCGAGAAGCCTTATGAATGCAGTGAGTGTGGCAAGGCCTTCAGCCAGCATTCACAGTTTATTCAGCATCAGAGggttcacactggagagaaaccctacacGTGCAGTGAATGTGAGAAATCATTCAGTGCACGCTTGTCCCTTATCCAAcaccagagaattcacactggagagaagccctataAATGCACTGAATGTCAAAAATCCTTCCGACAAAGCTCTCACCTCATTCGACATCAGAGAATCCACAGTGGAGAGCGACCTTACATGTGTAGTAGATGTGGGAAAACTTACAACCAGAGAATATCTCTTATTAGTCATGAGAAAGTTCACAGACTCCACGGTGGAGAGCAAACCTGTCGGCGTGACGAGTGTGGGGAGCTCTTTGGCGCACAGGCAGCGTTCATGCAGCACCGGAAGGTTCATAGTGGAGAGTGA
- the C17H8orf33 gene encoding UPF0488 protein C8orf33 homolog, whose amino-acid sequence MAAPGHPARETSAAPGHPTCSDAASRAKKQKKKKKTRNGASAANGGGKATESPASEGAPLSAEAQAEQLARELAWCVEKLELGLKMQRPTPKQKEQALGAIRTLRSQRTPLPRKRQLMHSLFGDYRAQMEAEWCVALRALRTAAHSVQVQPVGEAARKKSRRVCRPRLTGRAKDTRDTPDEEFRFNFF is encoded by the exons ATGGCG GCTCCAGGACATCCTGCTCGGGAGACATCGGCAGCCCCAG GGCACCCTACGTGCAGTGACGCTGCCTCCAGGgccaagaaacaaaagaagaagaagaaaacccgGAATGGGGCCTCTGCGGCGAATGGAGGCGGGAAAGCCACAGAATCGCCGGCCTCAGAGGGAGCCCCCCTAAGTGCGGAGGCCCAG GCGGAGCAGCTGGCCCGGGAACTGGCCTGGTGCGTGGAAAAGCTGGAGCTGGGGCTGAAGATGCAGAGACCTACCCCTAAGCAGA AAGAGCAAGCTCTTGGGGCAATCCGAACCCTGCGCAGCCAAAGAACCCCCCTGCCCCGGAAGAGGCAGCTGATGCACTCCTTGTTCGGGGACTACAGGGCTCAGATGGAAGCCGAGTGGTGCGTGGCCCTGCGGGCTCTCAGGACTG CTGCCCACTCAGTCCAGGTGCAGCCTGTAGGTGAGGCCGCCAGAAAGAAGAGCCGAAGGGTCTGCAGGCCTCGTCTAACAGGGAGAGCCAAGGACACCCGAGACACTCCTGATGAAGAGTTTAGGTTCAATTTCTTTTAG